A genomic window from Pecten maximus chromosome 6, xPecMax1.1, whole genome shotgun sequence includes:
- the LOC117330192 gene encoding uncharacterized protein LOC117330192 — MGTNNQNDTKRKGESSSTTDTQQTKTILNQTPQTKTIPNQIQTATKTTSGTGASPLFPHFLTMSSRDKGKKTSELSPILLRKGIQGIAGEVKSVKPMRSGVLLIEVYRRQQAVNLMGTSSFAGLNVEVKPHASLNSSKGVIRCPALKNDSEADILEYFQHVENIHVSEVRRIRSRRNGQTINTNTFILTFGVPQLPQTVTIGYQRYGVSAYIPNPLRCRNCQKYGHHEDRCGRNTVCEHCGREGHTDNAQCNIVGKRCINCQGNHAASSRDCPAWKKEREVLRVKYTENISFPEARRIVESKDSTNPTFAHNC, encoded by the coding sequence ATGGGTACAAACaatcaaaatgacacaaaacGCAAAGGCGAGTCATCAAGCACAACAGACACACAGCAAACGAAAACAATACTTAACCAAACcccacaaacaaaaacaataccaaaccaaatccAAACTGCAACCAAAACTACATCTGGAACTGGAGCGTCTCCGTTGTTCCCTCATTTCCTGACCATGTCCTCCAGAGATAAGGGTAAGAAAACCTCCGAGTTATCGCCTATCCTGTTGAGGAAGGGAATTCAGGGAATAGCGGGCGAGGTAAAATCCGTCAAGCCAATGAGATCTGGTGTTCTCCTCATTGAGGTTTACCGCCGTCAACAGGCGGTGAATCTCATGGGTACTTCCAGTTTTGCCGGTCTCAATGTCGAGGTGAAGCCTCACGCTTCACTGAATTCTTCAAAGGGAGTAATCAGGTGCCCCGCATTGAAGAACGACTCCGAGGCCGACATACTGGAGTACTTCCAACATGTTGAGAACATCCATGTTTCGGAGGTTAGGCGGATCCGTTCCAGACGCAATGGCCAAacaataaacacaaacacattcATCCTCACGTTCGGAGTGCCGCAGCTACCTCAGACGGTAACTATAGGTTACCAGAGGTACGGTGTCTCCGCCTACATCCCCAACCCTCTGCGATGCCGGAACTGTCAAAAGTACGGACATCACGAGGACAGATGTGGACGGAACACTGTCTGCGAACACTGCGGACGTGAAGGCCACACAGACAACGCCCAATGCAACATTGTTGGCAAGCGTTGCATAAACTGCCAGGGTAACCATGCGGCCTCATCTCGAGACTGTCCTGCCTGGAAGAAGGAAAGGGAGGTCCTCCGGGTGAAATATACCGAGAATATTTCCTTTCCTGAAGCCAGGAGGATTGTCGAGAGCAAGGACAGCACAAACCCAACGTTTGCCCACAATTGTTAA